TAGTTAGTTGTGTGGGACTGAGATCATAGCTTCCATCGAGGACACTGAGACCATGTCTTTGGTATTTTTTCTGGAAATCTGGGGTCTGTAAATTGAAAATACTTTGATCATCCACAATATTAAATGTTCTGCTGTGAAACCCTTgttccttcattcatctggatgttacttgcaccacccacctaaacattgttgtagaccaaccACATCCTtatagcaacagcaaaaaactgaaatatcttgagGAACAAGGCAAAGAGCCCAATGTATTGACCTGACCTTCAAAACTCCCCACATCCTAGTCCCAGCTCTGACCTGTCACAGCTTAGACATGAGGCCTGTGGGGGAGTCTGGGGCGTGTCTGGCACTgagacattggcagcagatcctttgggtcctgtgtggttgcagggtggggccccatggatctgacttgttctgaatcatcccacagatactgggtcagattgggatgaggggagtttggagaccaggtcaacaccttagcctctttgtctcttctgGGAAGGCTTTGTGGTAAGGTTTAAGCACTGGGGGAGGCTCTTGCTGTTAGAGACTTGGTGGATCGTTGACCTACCCTGGCATCATGTGAGTTGTTAGGGTCAAATGGGGGATGACTCGCCTGGGTAAGAATCTCATGTGAACCGAGTTGTAGGCGGCTGATACGATCCACCAACCGGTCACATCTGGGCTCATGTGACGCTAACAACTCACATAACGACAGGGTGGGTTATCGACTTtcaggaccacctccaagaGTTTAAATACCCCAAACTACCTAACCAGTCTATTAGTAGACTATATTGATCTCAGTATTGATAATGTAATGGGAGAAGGATCTCTACCAAATATCAAAACTGCTCAAAACTTTAAGTAGATTTCACAAATATTCTCTCTTGTGTTGCTAAATGATCTAAAAATACAACCTGGCTGGTGTTACATGAAGTGCAGGAATCAGTATGCTGCATAATGTTGGTTTGATGATGCAGGACTGAGGATACATCAGGACAGCAAGGAGAGGAGTTCTTATATTTTGTCTAATGCTGcttattttgaataaaattCCTGTAGAAAAACATGGTTATTAACTTGAATTATTGCTTCACTTCAAACTTGCAGCTCGAGCTGATGCTAAAAAGAGAGCTTCTGATTGTCTCGTAGAgtgagggaaggaaggaaggaagaagaagcaCACCAACATATTAAGATGAATAGACGACCAGTTATATGCTGAGCAATATTACTGCAAATAACTcaatattcttatttttattaatcCTGTTTTTGTATTATTCATCATATCATAGCTAGCATaatgtttgcattaaaatgacatcgacatgtttcatttaaaaatctgcatGAACTGAACAGTGTTGTTAAACATCCTGGTTCCTGCATCTGATGAGTTTTATGATTGTGACGATATCAAACTGCCAATAACCTTGATGCTGTTTAcattatatttgtattattttatcctaccagtgtttctctgtgctgtacTTGCTGATTTTCAAACTAAGGAATAAATAATACACCTCTGCATTctcagggtttttttgtttagtttttcttggTCCCCTTGTATTAGctatgtgtgagtttgtgtgttagtACTATTGTGGGAGTGTGTCTTTCATATACTGTCTAACTCCCTGTGGAAATTGATGTAGATATTTATCTGATGTATCTCTAAGTAGCTCtattcaaaatgaaaacctcACAGACCTAAAGGTGCGTTTGTTTTAGCTTTAGCATCCCAGACATAGTTCTGTAGGAGGGGACAAACCTTCATCTGGATTATAACAGACAGTGGAGACATCCATCAACAATTTTCAGATACAATCTGTTCATTAAAGTCAGAATTTTGTGTCACAAAATGTTTATCGAGGCTGTGACAGAtgttttaaataatatataataatgtttaaaactgtgtgtgataTGATATTTAGAGCAGTTTACCACCTGAGTTACATTCACTATGTAAAACTTCACACCTCGTGTTTTACGTCCAGTGTCGACATTTAGTGTTGAGGCAGGAAAGACTGTGATCTCTGAACATGAACTGATTATTAatatctctttgtgtttctaatGTTACGCAGGTTTCTGTTTGTCCcaagtgtttttgtctcttcGACGTCTCTGAATCGAGTGCTCAGTCAGAGCCTAACTTCATCCAGAAAGTTCACTCTGACTCAGCACCTTCAACACAAATGAAATACCATGACttggccactagatgtcagtggAAACATTTAATCAGGAGCACTTTCTCTGAAGAAGATCATCTCAATTCTAAATGTCTtctctggtttttgtttttttgttttctctcttatttaTCCTTTATCTGCATTAGAGCCTAACTTCCAAAATAAATAGACtgagtttgaaaatgaaagttCATGACTTGAGTAGGTGGTGAgtcataaatatttttgtgagTCATCCCGGGAAAGTTACCCATCACACTACGATTGAATCTGTGGAAGTGCTGAGGTGCCGCCCATCCGTTTCCCAGGACCACTTTAGTCTAAACCGCGCCCACTTCTGAACTGAAGAAGCTGAGGAAGCTTCTCGTAGCTGCGGAAATGGGTCACGTGTGTCCACCTTTTAATGTGTACTTGTTTGTACTGTGTACTTGTGTGCGTTGCCATACAACGTCATGAGAGGAAGCAAAACGGTGCCGACTCAGAGAGAAAATTGTAAACAACATTCCCATGACGAATGTGGGGTAAGTCACGTGATCATCgtcattatttatttgatatgaaATACAACTTATGAAAAACTCACTTTTAGCGTTCATCGCTGTCTTAAAACTCGTTTACCCTAAACACATGTATTCAGTGTAAATCCACAGCTCATGTAGAATAACATTTATAGAAAATATGGCGcacaaaatggacaaaaatgttGGATTACGATTTTCACTGTTGTGATTCCATGGCAACACGGGGGAGACGTCATCACGCAGGAACCTATGACGCGTGAAAAGTTTTAAATAGTTTGAGAGCGGAGGGAGGGCTCGGACTATGCTCGGACAGGAGTTAGGCTATGGAACGAGGAGTAGACCGGGAGTTCATTCACACTTGTTCCCTCTGGACCTTTATCCTCACCTTGGTTCCAATCTTCTCGTCACTCGTTGAGGgtaaacaaattatttattattattattattattattgttgttgttgttgttgttgttgttgttgttgttgttgttatctcGTTAATTTTACTGTTTCCCTTACTTTATGTTGTCACTTTAGTTCAATATTATATTTGTCAAATGCTATTCAGGCAGTGTTACCAGATatttttttagcctttatttgtttccattttgtaaAATCAAGTAAGCTAAAGTAGCTATCATCAGTCCCTGTTTGCTGTGTGCCAATGGATTTCCTGACTACCATCAGTGAATAACTAGGATACTGAAGCAAACTTAAAAACGTGATGATTCTCAGGTTAATTCTGGAGTCATGAGTGAGAAGCGTCTTTTACCGGTCATTTCTAAGTTGGTTTATGGACGTTTATTTGCAAGTGACATGGGAGATACTGGAAGTGAACATCACACAGAATCTAAGAATATGTGTAAACCATAATGAGCACAGACAGGTAGCCAGTttactgctgtttctgttggacaaaatgtttttactgcGTATGTTTTAGGAAAAACTAGCTGGAGAATATCTGCCAGTAAAGTCATGTAGTTTATTCTAAGCCATATTATTCCTTCTGGTTTTCACTGATACTGTCATGCTTtgatcagatattaaactgtaTTCTTTGTGATATTAGAAAGTATTAGATTAAAGTTGGACACCCTGCTGTTACAGTTACTAAATGGATTGACTCACAACAGAAATGTAAACCAGCTCATCACTGTGAGGTTTTTAGTTAAACTAAGACCATCTGTGGTGACCAAtggataaaataataacattactAAAGTCAATTCTCCATTCCCCAGGTCAGCCTCAGGTGATTGGGTCATCTCAGCCAATCATCGCTGCCCCAGGTGATGATGTCATCCTGCCATGCCACCTGGAGCCTGCAGTCGATGCTCGGGGGTTAACGGTGGAGTGGTCGAGGCCTGATCTGAAACCTGACCCCTCAGATCGGTGGAGCTGGGTCAGGTATGTGCACCTGTACCGGGACAGGCGAGACGACTTGGACATGAAGATCCCATCATACATCAGGAGGACGACGCTGTTCACAGACGACatgaaacatggaaacatttcactcaaagtCATGAACATAACATCTGAGGATGAAGGAAGATTCAAGTGTTTCATCCCAAATTTAAAGAGCACGGTGAAGTTTTCCTTTGTTCAACTTGTTGTTGGTGAGTAAATTAGTTTGGATGTTTATGGTCTGCTTAAgattagtttttgttgttgtgttgaaataagaaaatgtccaaccagtccagctgcagttaattaacatgtgaattcttgagttttGTGCCGTCTCAGTGACCTTGtcctttgaccaccaaaatctaatcaggtCTTCTTTGactccaagtgaatgtttgtgccagatgCAGTGAAATTCCCTCTGGATATTCCTGGTATATCCTGTTCACAAAAACttgaggtcactgtgaccttgacccttgacctttgaccaccaaaatttAAACAGTCATTTTGTGAGCAACTCATGTCACTGTTGTCTGACTAATATTGTTtctttcaaatgttttgttaacCGTCAGAAATCTTGTGTTTGTCTAGATCCAAACTTATTTACGACAGAGATGCCGCTGGATCCCAGAAATGTCAGGACTCCAGGTCCAGGTGAGAAACTGTCCAGGTCCAACTGTTTGAAGACAAGAAAGACGTAGAATAAAGACCTGTCGTCTGTTGTTCTTCCACATCAGACAGTCAGACCAGACTCGGCATTTGGATCCTGGGCGTGGTCGGCTGCATCGTGCCCTGCCTGGCTGTTACAGTCGGAGGATATTTTATCATACGACGGCGTCAAAAACAAGTTGTAAgtatattgtaattttttttaggATATAGCCGACTAACCCTTCCAGTTATTTTCAAATTTACTAATCTTTTATACTTTGACTCCAGCGATTGAAACCTCCAGAAAATGATCAGAATTAAAATTATTACCAAGTTTATGCATCAGGTGCTTTAACTAtccttttaaataaaacacaccacATTGTACATCCAGAACACCTTGCCAGCACCAACACTGGGACAGTGACCGTGTGACAGACTTAAAAGTTACAGCTGCGCTAGCAGGATGTGGAAAAAGTCCAGTGTCTGGAATAAAAAGTCGAGTGGCagatatgacaaagaaaacgGGCAAATCACAGATCGACAAAGAGTTTGGCAAATCACACGAGAACTGTAAGTAACACTGTAAGTAACAGCTGAGCTGTCGTACAACTTTCTTATACCTCGTGCCGGGAGGccttatgttttcaggttgtccgtCCGTCTGTCCTGAATGCGATGCGTCTGTATCAAGTTTGGTGCAAACGTTCacttggtggtcaaaggtcaaaggtcactgtgagaGCACAAAACACATTAACTACAACTACAAAGTCTgtaaaagacaatgaaaagacACAGTCATGACAGCTGTATGTTCACCCagttgttaaatatgaagcaaaaGAGACTTAAAACATTGAATGAGGTCAAATTGATTccaaagagaaaaggaaggttCACCATGTGTTCACTGTTTATCCAGGGTGAGGAGTTTACCTCCAGCCAAGGTGTCTCGTTCGAGGGAACTTTGACGGTTGTTGATGAAGATGGCGGCATTGTTCATCTACCTCCCCTGGACCTCTTTGAGGATTCAAACCAGCAACACCACCAGTCACAGGTTGACTCACAAGACCAGCAGGAGTGAGATCTTTATAGTGGATACACTAACGACCATATGTAAATCTTGGTAAGACAAAGACAAGTGTGACATGAATTTGAACTTTTATCCAAGCTGACGACTGTTCATACAACTACTCATAACAGGACATAACCAAGCGCCATCCgaagaacaaaacatttactACTGCCAACAAAGAAGAAATGAGTCGGACAGTTTCAACTTCAGGCTTTTCAAGAAACCGTGCCAGGCATGTGTCAACTACAGTCTGATCTCAGAAACACTCCCTGCACACTGACAAAAGAGGTGTTTtaataaatgattcattttgCATCCTCTACCCACCTTTACTTCTGAGTTGGCAAACTAGTTTCTTACAACAGAAGTATATGAGTCATTAGAAAGGTTAACTGCCCACAaaggctgtaaaaacaaacatatcagCTATTCTTGTAAATAATAACGGCCTTTTTGAAACAGAGgtttttctgattttaatttaatttgtgaaCAGTCACAGTGTTGCAGTTTGTTAAACTTTTGATGCTCTGCAGAATGTGACCAGTTTACAGGTCTTCCTCAAGAGTGATGTTTATTCATGTGTAAACGGGAGCCAGAAATGTATATAAATAAGTTCACTGTGGCCAAGAAACCTCATGTTGCATTCAAAGCTCAGAAAACACCAGCACCTACCTCTGACTTCAGCTGAGTTTAACTGAAAATGCCAGTAACCAAACAGTACAGCTGCTCGCCTTCATAAACCTGCAGCTGACCTGTTTATCATCTGTATTTTACTGCTCTAGTGCAAATCTCATGTTCTATTGGTGattaatttatttgtatttttgtacataaCTGTTAACATTGTAAAATatattctgttctgtttggAGGAAGGGTTGGCTGTGGGTGGTGAGAATGGGAGAGTTATTGTGTGCCTCTTGTTAAAGTcatatattttcacagttttgcacTGAAACCATGTGAACTCTATGTATCCAGGACATGAAGGGCGTGAACTGTGATGTTAATGACCTCTGTAAGTGAGTGAAGTGATAACTTACATTAATGACATTCAGCTGTGATCAGTCTGCACTGATAATGAACTGTTATGGGCAGGTCTACTAAAGGGAAGGAGCTAAGAACTAAGCTGTGcatattttctgtcactgtaaaggaatgaaataaaataaaagtgcaacAATCACCTGTATCTCTCTGTACTGAATCTTTATCAAGGCGTTGGACATCGTTGCTTACAATTTTCAGTGGGCGACTGAAACTTCGTTACTAAAACCTTTTTTACAACCCCCTGAAGTCCTTTAACGCATCGCCTTATGCGCATGCGCCGCGACTATGAGACTGACGTCAGACGCCGAAAAGCGCGCACCATATCGAATTCTACAAACAGTGTCGGTGGTGTCATGGCGGGGCGACATTTAAAACTCCGCGGGGGTCAACAACGACACTGCTCTTGTCTGAAAAGTTGCTGAACTTTAAAAGACACCGGGACGACCGCGTCCAACAATAGGAGGAGCTCGGGACCTTATTCAGGAAGGTAAGAGACGTCTCTAAGTTAGCCGTGAGTTAGCCAGAGTAACATGTTTAATTTTACTGCGCTGCTCAGACCTCTGCAGCaaacaatgtctttttttttttttttttttttgctggaaaCATCAGCAACAAGTTGACGTTCCTTCCAACATCCCTACCAACCAATGTCCCTTCATGTCCTGTGAATAGACCGTGGAGTTGTCTGTTCAATCATCCAtaactctgcacacacacaaatcctttgtgttgttaaaaataAGATTCGGAAACACTTCCCACACAAatagttttcttcttttagtgatgagtaataCCTCATCATATGAACCAGACACACTCAGCCTGTAAATTAGTTCATAGTATCATCAGAAGATGAGTGTCCGTGTtcaaatgttcagtttctgtttcatttcccctcctcctctttctaaCCCTGGTTTCTGTCAGTTATTCCTCAGTTTATCCTCTATGTTTTGCTGCTGTAGAAAAGAATTATTATGAGACCGATATGTGTCATCAGTGGCAGTAAAACTCACTTTCTGTTTGATAAACTTGCTCAACAAGTGGCTTAACCTCAGACTTGCAACAAAATGACTTTCACCCTGAATAAACTCTGTTATATAAATGTATCACTGTCTCCTGCCACCATGTGGTAAGTTTgttctaaaacattttcactaaAGACACCCAGTCAGGACGGAACAGAAGAAACCACTGCTAAAGAGTCTTTTCAAGCTGTTTTAAGCCAATTCAGCAGTTAGAGTTTTAACTAACAAACAGACACCTGATATGTAGTGAAAGACAATATATGAGGTGGATTTCCTGCTGGATAGAGGATTTTAATTTTGTATCTGTTGTTTCACTGATTGTGGCTTTCACACGCATGTTTTTGATTTGGAGGTTGTTCAGCTCCTCCAGCCAGAGTCTGCTGGGTCTCACAGAATAAGCAAGTGAAATTCATCAGTCTGCAGTCTTTTCCTGTAAATATTTAAGCAGTGAACTCACTGTAAGAATGTCTCATTGGAGGAGTGTTTAATCATAAGAAAGTTATTTTAATTCATAAGTCCTATCTGGTTTATgatgctctttctttcttctttatcCTTTATCTGCATCAGAGCCACTAGATGGCACCAGTTATCTGTTTCAAAGTCCTCAGAGCAGTGAAGCCAGAAACCATGTGATGAAATTTCCCTGTCTCAGATATTGGTCAAAACTTGTCTATATCATTTCTGTTCAACTCCAAggttttaatattttccatcCTTCCTTGTCAGAAAGTTTCATAGCCTTAAAAAACTTTGGGACAAAGACATGCTTGTGCATGAATATCATGAAAAATATTCTTTCTAGCCTCATTGAACTTTGTAAgctggaagacaaacatgttcttaCTTTGACAGAACCATGAGACTCTGTACTGCTGCCTATTGATTTTACCTAAGGCTCTGTATTTAGAAGAGTTCCTAAACAAGTGACATACAAAGTATCATATTATTCCTGATCCCTAGTAATACAGTCCCACTCATGCATGCCAGAATGACTATGGGTCCacccattatctataccacttattaTATTAAGGGTTGTGGGCCCTGGTGTTCAACCACAGAAACTTCTTGCTCTGAGGTGACCGCACcaaccactgaaccaccatGACTATAGTTTAGTTGAATTATTACTTAGAGGGGGCAATCCCAGTCAGATATCACTAACAATCTGAACTGTTCTTCCTCATGTAAACAGATCAGCCAATTGTTATGCGACCTTCTTTGCTAGGGAAGTAGCCTCCTGTATAAAGGGGCATTACCTCTACTCAAAAACCAGTagcaggaagagaaaaaagattcACAAAGGTTCTTCAGTTTCCTGGTAATGATGCCAGGACAGTCCCAAGATGCTGATGAGGGGAATACAACATAATTATTGACCGttatttcctctgttctcttAAGAAGACAGCTCAGCTGCTCAGCAAGACTCTGGGAAATTcacctgtttcctccttttATTAGTTTGGAAATATGACTGATTTAcgagagaaaaacacatcatcagttcATCTTGACCGTTTGACATCTATGATGCACAGAACAACACTTAAATGATGATCTTTCATTTTGAAGCAGGTCTtatcctgtgtttttctgcttggTATGGAGCTGTCCAGAGGTTTATTATGATGTTAAGTTATGGTCAGTGTGTATCTAAATTAAGCCTGTGTCATTTTCTATTCTTCTATTTATTAATAGCATTATTAGCAGCTTCTCTGACTGTCACTGCCTGGatgtacagtataaaaataGTATGGAAAGTTAATACCAGGATGGAAGGAGCTGTAACCTGACAAACAAGAAGTGGATTAAATGTGGAGTATGGAAAGTGGAATGTGGAGTTACCTGTTTATCAGATATAACTAGTCCAACTTTCCATGAGTCAATCATTTGAGTTCAGAAACACTTGGAGAATTTTTTACGTTCATTGATGATCAGTGCCTGAGAGTCATCGAGTGATGGGAACCTGACAGATAAAAACTCAGTGAGAATGTAACGTCATTCAAACCTGTGACCTTCACTTCACTATGTGTCAGCGTATAGTGGTTAACGCTGTCGCCTCAGAGCGAGTGGAGTTTTCATGTTCGCCCTGTGGCTGCCTGGGTTCTCTCTGGT
The window above is part of the Lates calcarifer isolate ASB-BC8 unplaced genomic scaffold, TLL_Latcal_v3 _unitig_1152_quiver_589, whole genome shotgun sequence genome. Proteins encoded here:
- the LOC108886827 gene encoding myelin-oligodendrocyte glycoprotein isoform X2, with the translated sequence MERGVDREFIHTCSLWTFILTLVPIFSSLVEGQPQVIGSSQPIIAAPGDDVILPCHLEPAVDARGLTVEWSRPDLKPDPSDRWSWVRYVHLYRDRRDDLDMKIPSYIRRTTLFTDDMKHGNISLKVMNITSEDEGRFKCFIPNLKSTVKFSFVQLVVDPNLFTTEMPLDPRNVRTPGPDSQTRLGIWILGVVGCIVPCLAVTVGGYFIIRRRQKQVNTLPAPTLGQ
- the LOC108886827 gene encoding butyrophilin subfamily 2 member A2 isoform X1; its protein translation is MERGVDREFIHTCSLWTFILTLVPIFSSLVEGQPQVIGSSQPIIAAPGDDVILPCHLEPAVDARGLTVEWSRPDLKPDPSDRWSWVRYVHLYRDRRDDLDMKIPSYIRRTTLFTDDMKHGNISLKVMNITSEDEGRFKCFIPNLKSTVKFSFVQLVVDPNLFTTEMPLDPRNVRTPGPDSQTRLGIWILGVVGCIVPCLAVTVGGYFIIRRRQKQVGEEFTSSQGVSFEGTLTVVDEDGGIVHLPPLDLFEDSNQQHHQSQVDSQDQQE